In Snodgrassella alvi wkB2, the DNA window GTTGATTATTGGTCAATGTATATAGGAAATATGGCTATTAATATTAATTTATTGAATGTAATTATGAATTAGTCAGAGAATACGCAGTTATGTATTTTAAATGGATGCGTTTAGTAGTGATATCAATGGTTGAGTATAAACAATTTAATTATTTAAAATGCATAATTAATTTTTCTTTGATTGATACTTATCAGCTGTTGCCGGATACCTGTTGCTGTTTAAGTTACAGCCTGTCTGAATAGGTGAATAGTATTCAGAGTAAATCTTTTTCATACTGCTCCATCCAGTTTGCGATGGAAACCAAAGCCGGTTTTAGAGTTTTTCCCAGCGCTGTTATCTGGTATTCAACTTTAGGCGGTACTTCGGGGTAGAGCTTTCTGGTAATTAATCCTTTTTGCTCAAACAGCTTTAGCTGTTTTGTTAATTCTTTCTGAGTAATTGGTGCGATGGCTCGCCTTAATTCGCCGAAACGAATGGGTTGATCAGTAATAATCAGGCGATACAGGATAGGAATAGCCCATTTTCCTGAAATTAAATTAACAAATTTAACCATAGGACAATGATAAATATCAGGGGTATTTTTTTCAGTGTGCATAACTATTTTCCATTAGTATCTATTTGGTACCTACTTTCATAAGTAAACCCGTTAAATTATACTGAATTTTATTTTTGAAAGGGAATCTATGAACAGATTAACGGGTAAATATACACTGATTACAGGCGGAAGCAGTGGAATAGGGCTGGCAACTGCCAGAGAATTTATTGCCGAAGGTGCGACAGTAGCCATAACCGGCAGAAATAAAGACAGATTACTGGCAGCGAAGCAGGAATTAGGTGCAGATGTAATAATATTGCAAAGTGATACTTCTGATGTTGAAGAACAAAAGCTTCTGGCTGCACAGTTAACCAAAATGTGGCCCAGATTAGATGCTGTATATATTAATGCGGCCGATGTCACTCATCTGCCGGTAACTGATTGGAATGAAAATACTTTTGACAGGGTAATGAATACTAATTTCAAGGGGCCGTTTTTTCTGATACAGGCGCTGTTACCTTTGCTGGCTGATCCCTGTTCGGTTATTTTGTGCGGTACGGTAAGTACCAAAATCGGTTTACCGCAAAGCAGTATTTATGCGTCCAGTAAAGCTGCTCTCTGTTCATTAGCCAAAACACTGTCGGGAGAGCTGTTATCCAGAAATATTCGCTTCAACTGTTTAGTTCCCGGCCCGACAGACACGCCGGCGCATATGAATTTAAATACCACTGACGCGGATGCTGTCAAACATTTACAGCAGGAAATTAAGGCATTGGTACCGTTAGGACGTTTGGGCAAACCGATAGAGCTGGCTAAAGCCGCTGTTTTTCTGGCATCGGATGAATCATCTTTTATGCTTGGTGCGGAAATACTGGTAGATGGCGGGGTAGGTAATATCTAATTTTAGTTTTTTGATAAAAATAATGATGTTATTTGCGTAAATTAAGTAGTAAATCTCTAAAGACGTTCGGATCTTTAATAAAGGTAATTTCTCCTGCCTGCGGAAAATGGTAATCAAGCAGGCGGGAAACCCAGAAGCGAATACATGCAGCTCGCTGTGCAATTGGAAAGTAATCTTGTTCAGCGGAAGTCAGCGGGCGTATGCTTTCATAGCCGTGTATAAATGCTTGTTGCAGATTTTGGTCGATATGATTGTCTGCACGACGTGCCCAGTCGTTAACGGCGATGGCAAGGTCATACATGAAATTACCGTTACATGCATAATAGAAATCAATAAATCCAGCTACCTGTTCATCATCCAGCAAAACATTATCGCGGAATAAATCGGCATGGATGATACCCGCAGGCAGATTTGTGCATTCATGTGCATCAAAGAAAGCAATTTCTGCTTGTAATAACTGCTGATCTTCCGGATCCAGAAAGGGTAATAAACGGGTACTGGCCTCATGCCACCAGCCAGTGTAACGCGGATTGTGCATTTTCTGCGTGAATTCGCTACCGGCCAGATGCATTTTAGCCAGCATCGCTCCGGTATTGAAACATTGCTGTACGGATGGGCTGCTGGTATCGCTGCCGGTTAGGCAGGTTACCAGACAGGCTGGTTTGCCAGCCAGAGTGCTGTCCAGACGACCGTCAGTTCGGGCAATAGGAGCAGGACAGGCTACGCCGTGAGCACTCAGATGCCGGGTTAAATCTAAAAAGAAGGGCAGCTCATCCTGTGTCATGGCTTCAAAAACAGTCAGTACAAAGCGCCCTTGTGTGGTGGTTACAAAATAATTGCTGTTAGTAACGCCCTGAGCGATACCTTGTAAACCAATAAACCGACCTAAGTGATAATCACGCAGAAAGCTGCGCATTTCATCGTCGCTAACGCTGGTGTAAACCGACATAAATGTAACCAATAAACAGAATTAAACGAAAAGTTTAAACCTGAGACAGGATGTTTAAACAAATTGCAAGCATGATGGCAATAAAGGGCTGATGTCAAGTATTTATTGGAATGATTGCTTATGAACGGTAGTTTATAGAAAACTTGTTATCTGATGATGTTTAAATTGAATGATGTGTATGTCGTATAAAGGGTTGAAACAGGAATTGGGTAATTTGTAAGCCAATATTCCGGACGGTACAACTATATCGGAAAGTATTTTATCTTTATTGCATATAATAAAATAGAATAAGTGAATGCATAAGGGCTATTTCACAACTTATTTACTTTTGCGTATTCTTAGCTGGCACTAGGTATCAAACGCGGGCAGAAAGCTTGCCGGCGCAGGAGTATAAAATGAATTTATCTTTGCTCGCGAACATTATGATGTTCGCATTGTTATTATGGATACTGAGCCGTACGCATTCAACCCAATGGAGTTTATCCAAAAAAGTATTATTGGGTATGATTCTTGGTATTGGATTGGGTTTAGGGCTGCAACTGATTTACGGAGCATCCAGCCCGGTAATCCGTACTTCTGTACAATGGTTTGATGTAGTCGGCAACGGCTATGTACAGTTATTGCAGATGGTCGTTATGCCGTTGGTGTTTGCCTCAATTCTGAGTGCTGTGGCGCGATTACATAATGCTGCTCAGCTAGGCAAAATCAGTCTGATGACTATCGGCGTGTTACTGTTTACTACGGCGATGGCTGCGCTGATCGGTACTTTGCTGACCAGCCTGTTTGGTCTGACTGCCAACGGTCTGATTCAGGGAGAAGCTGAAACTGCGCGCTTTAATGCAATTCAGGCTAATTATGTTGGTAAGGTAGCAGATTTAAATGTACCGCAGCTATTACTGTCTTTTATTCCGAAAAATCCGTTTGCTGATTTAACCGGAGCCAATCCGACCTCTATTATCAGTGTGGTTATTTTTGCTGTATTTCTCGGTATGGCCGCATTGAAGTTATTAAAAGATGATGCTGCTAAGGGTGAGCGGGTGTTACGGGCAATTGATATCTTACAAAGCTGGGTAATGAAATTGGTACGGATAGTAATGATGTTAACTCCCTATGGAGTCCTGGCACTGATGACTAAAGTAGTGGCTTTTTCAAATATGCAGGAGATTATTAAGCTGGGAGGCTTTGTACTGGTTTCATATCTGGCACTGGCTTTGATGTTCGGAGTACATGGTCTGTTACTGGGCATATTTGGGATCAATCCGGGTAAATATTTTCAGAAAATATGGCCGGTACTGACTTTTGCATTCACCAGTCGCTCCAGTGCTGCTTCTATTCCGCTTAATATCGAGGCTCAGACGCAGCGTCTTGGTGTACCGAAAACTATTGCCGGTTTTGCTGCTTCTTTTGGTGCAACTATTGGACAGAATGGTTGTGCCGGT includes these proteins:
- a CDS encoding winged helix-turn-helix transcriptional regulator; translated protein: MHTEKNTPDIYHCPMVKFVNLISGKWAIPILYRLIITDQPIRFGELRRAIAPITQKELTKQLKLFEQKGLITRKLYPEVPPKVEYQITALGKTLKPALVSIANWMEQYEKDLL
- a CDS encoding SDR family oxidoreductase encodes the protein MNRLTGKYTLITGGSSGIGLATAREFIAEGATVAITGRNKDRLLAAKQELGADVIILQSDTSDVEEQKLLAAQLTKMWPRLDAVYINAADVTHLPVTDWNENTFDRVMNTNFKGPFFLIQALLPLLADPCSVILCGTVSTKIGLPQSSIYASSKAALCSLAKTLSGELLSRNIRFNCLVPGPTDTPAHMNLNTTDADAVKHLQQEIKALVPLGRLGKPIELAKAAVFLASDESSFMLGAEILVDGGVGNI
- the thrB gene encoding homoserine kinase yields the protein MSVYTSVSDDEMRSFLRDYHLGRFIGLQGIAQGVTNSNYFVTTTQGRFVLTVFEAMTQDELPFFLDLTRHLSAHGVACPAPIARTDGRLDSTLAGKPACLVTCLTGSDTSSPSVQQCFNTGAMLAKMHLAGSEFTQKMHNPRYTGWWHEASTRLLPFLDPEDQQLLQAEIAFFDAHECTNLPAGIIHADLFRDNVLLDDEQVAGFIDFYYACNGNFMYDLAIAVNDWARRADNHIDQNLQQAFIHGYESIRPLTSAEQDYFPIAQRAACIRFWVSRLLDYHFPQAGEITFIKDPNVFRDLLLNLRK
- a CDS encoding L-cystine transporter, which gives rise to MNLSLLANIMMFALLLWILSRTHSTQWSLSKKVLLGMILGIGLGLGLQLIYGASSPVIRTSVQWFDVVGNGYVQLLQMVVMPLVFASILSAVARLHNAAQLGKISLMTIGVLLFTTAMAALIGTLLTSLFGLTANGLIQGEAETARFNAIQANYVGKVADLNVPQLLLSFIPKNPFADLTGANPTSIISVVIFAVFLGMAALKLLKDDAAKGERVLRAIDILQSWVMKLVRIVMMLTPYGVLALMTKVVAFSNMQEIIKLGGFVLVSYLALALMFGVHGLLLGIFGINPGKYFQKIWPVLTFAFTSRSSAASIPLNIEAQTQRLGVPKTIAGFAASFGATIGQNGCAGLYPAMLATMIAPTVGINTLDPWWIATLVGMVTISSAGVAGVGGGATFAALIVLPAMGLPITLVALLISVEPLIDMGRTALNVSGAMTAGTLTSQWLHQTNKKILNSTEHGRLVH